In one window of Myxococcales bacterium DNA:
- a CDS encoding ATP-grasp domain-containing protein, with product MSARRAKLPTRLRISVLTYVDKEGSLQYDDVVDQVAAALRERGHRVAILGVHGDVDRFIDELRAQKPQLVFNLVEMFGRNVLGDVSVAGTLQLLGLRHTGGGPGELFLRQDKALTKELLAYHGVPFPNYAVFRRDAYPDAGRLQMPLIVKPLRMDASIGIDSSSLVRSTTQLMKRVVAIHEKVKDAALVEEYVEGREFHVGVIGNRKPLAFPPIEVDFSGLPEGMPAILGRRAKWVKTSKEYKGTRSKLAEIPLELRRRLEDVSLAAYRALRVRDYGRIDLRLDETGEVYVIEVNASCYLEKASEFSVAARAAGIGYTDLVNVIARLAMARSRRPF from the coding sequence ATGAGCGCACGCCGCGCCAAGCTCCCCACGCGTCTTCGCATCTCGGTTCTCACGTACGTCGACAAGGAGGGGAGCCTTCAATACGACGACGTCGTCGACCAAGTCGCCGCCGCCTTGCGCGAGCGCGGACACCGCGTGGCCATTCTCGGCGTTCACGGCGACGTCGACCGCTTCATTGACGAGCTAAGAGCGCAGAAGCCGCAGCTTGTCTTCAATCTCGTAGAGATGTTCGGCCGCAACGTCCTGGGTGACGTCTCCGTGGCCGGCACGCTCCAGCTCCTCGGCCTTCGCCATACCGGCGGCGGCCCCGGCGAGCTGTTCCTTCGGCAAGACAAGGCCCTCACGAAAGAGCTGCTCGCGTATCACGGCGTGCCGTTCCCCAACTACGCGGTCTTCCGTCGCGATGCGTACCCTGATGCGGGCCGGCTCCAGATGCCGCTCATCGTCAAGCCCCTCAGGATGGATGCCTCCATCGGCATCGACTCGTCGTCGCTGGTGCGAAGCACCACGCAGCTCATGAAGCGCGTCGTGGCGATTCACGAGAAGGTGAAAGACGCGGCGCTCGTCGAAGAGTACGTCGAGGGGCGCGAGTTTCACGTGGGGGTCATCGGTAACCGGAAGCCGCTCGCGTTTCCGCCCATCGAGGTCGACTTCTCGGGGCTGCCGGAGGGAATGCCCGCGATCCTTGGCCGCCGCGCGAAGTGGGTCAAGACGAGCAAGGAGTACAAGGGCACGCGCTCCAAGCTCGCGGAGATTCCTCTCGAGCTTCGCCGCCGCCTCGAAGACGTGTCGCTGGCGGCCTACCGCGCACTGCGCGTTCGCGACTACGGTCGCATTGACCTCCGCCTCGACGAGACCGGCGAGGTGTACGTCATCGAGGTCAACGCGAGCTGCTACCTCGAGAAGGCCAGCGAGTTCTCCGTCGCCGCACGCGCCGCGGGCATCGGCTACACCGATCTGGTGAACGTCATCGCCCGCCTCGCCATGGCCCGCTCAAGACGACCGTTTTAG
- a CDS encoding L,D-transpeptidase — protein MLLHRATLGLALVVGASAIAACKKPGSGAGAGTSAADASVTSAPVAVVAGPGATVSPPPPPNAPKVAALSVPTPILSAPEWPAKDPSKASDERLGVIRLGYLRRGQLVAVKSAEPTKKANCPEGWWELVEGGFVCGKYATADLSHKELAKAPHAPYMDRPLPYEYGMNLTNGTPLYRRTPYRKERNQFEKGLAVGKAKSADDIKAEARAELGGDGETPWYLKTHGGQKPTVSFDELKGEVGLIEQRMVRGFYLALDTKTSAYAGKFWRTTRGSFAPADHILVHKSVTEFEGVRIGAPGESRKLPIGFVLGLHAKKFTFTDDKRARRGDKIERFTIVGLTGQKKVVDDEAYWETTEGWYMRAVDGTRTNPGPAPKDLGPGEKWIDVNITSETLVAFEGDKPTYATLISSGRSNKDDPAKNYKTKTGNFRIREKHISTTMDDDGASDGTYRIEDVPWVMYFEGSLALHGAFWHSSFGKERSHGCVNLTPFDAKNLFAWVGPRLPEGWHGVRGTQANPGTRVIVHE, from the coding sequence ATGCTCTTGCACCGCGCCACGCTTGGTCTCGCGCTCGTCGTGGGTGCGTCGGCGATCGCCGCGTGCAAGAAGCCGGGGTCCGGCGCCGGCGCCGGCACCTCGGCCGCCGACGCGAGCGTCACCTCGGCGCCCGTCGCCGTGGTCGCGGGCCCTGGCGCCACGGTTTCGCCGCCGCCGCCGCCCAACGCTCCCAAAGTGGCGGCCCTGTCGGTCCCCACGCCTATCCTCAGCGCTCCCGAGTGGCCGGCGAAAGATCCGTCGAAGGCCAGCGACGAGCGCCTCGGTGTGATTCGCCTCGGGTACCTGCGAAGAGGTCAGCTCGTCGCCGTCAAGAGCGCGGAGCCGACCAAGAAGGCCAACTGCCCCGAGGGCTGGTGGGAGCTCGTTGAGGGGGGCTTCGTCTGCGGCAAATACGCGACCGCCGACCTCTCGCACAAAGAGCTCGCGAAGGCGCCGCACGCTCCCTACATGGACCGGCCGCTGCCGTACGAATACGGCATGAACCTCACGAACGGCACGCCGCTCTACCGGCGAACGCCCTACCGCAAGGAGCGCAACCAGTTCGAGAAGGGGCTCGCCGTCGGAAAGGCCAAGAGCGCCGACGACATCAAAGCCGAGGCGCGCGCCGAGCTCGGCGGCGACGGCGAAACACCGTGGTACCTGAAGACGCACGGCGGCCAGAAGCCCACCGTGTCGTTCGACGAGCTGAAGGGTGAGGTTGGCCTCATCGAGCAGCGCATGGTCCGCGGCTTCTACCTCGCGCTCGACACCAAGACGTCGGCTTATGCCGGGAAGTTCTGGCGCACGACGCGCGGCAGCTTCGCGCCGGCCGATCACATCCTCGTGCACAAGTCGGTGACCGAGTTCGAGGGCGTCCGCATCGGCGCGCCCGGCGAGTCGCGCAAGCTGCCCATCGGCTTCGTGCTCGGGCTGCACGCGAAGAAGTTCACGTTCACCGACGACAAGCGGGCGCGCCGCGGCGATAAAATCGAGCGCTTCACCATCGTGGGCCTGACGGGGCAGAAGAAGGTCGTCGACGACGAAGCGTATTGGGAGACGACGGAGGGCTGGTACATGCGCGCCGTCGACGGGACGCGTACGAACCCTGGGCCCGCACCGAAGGACCTCGGCCCCGGCGAAAAGTGGATCGACGTGAACATCACGTCTGAGACGCTCGTCGCCTTCGAAGGCGACAAGCCCACCTACGCGACCTTGATCTCGAGCGGCCGAAGCAACAAGGACGACCCGGCTAAGAACTACAAGACCAAGACGGGCAACTTCCGCATTCGCGAGAAGCACATCTCGACGACCATGGACGACGACGGCGCGAGCGATGGCACGTACCGCATCGAAGACGTTCCCTGGGTCATGTACTTCGAAGGTTCGCTGGCGTTGCACGGTGCCTTTTGGCACTCGTCGTTCGGCAAGGAGCGGAGCCACGGTTGCGTAAACCTGACGCCCTTCGACGCAAAGAACCTCTTCGCTTGGGTCGGCCCGCGGCTGCCGGAAGGGTGGCATGGCGTGCGCGGGACCCAAGCCAACCCGGGTACGCGCGTCATCGTGCACGAGTAG